The sequence GTTTTCACCAAATACAAAATGCATACTGACAGATCGCATAATGACAGGAGTAAATATGAAGGAGCTACTTAGTGACGTGCTATCTTAAACATGTCCACTGGAGGGCAGCATTGTAAagtatttcagtgttttttacaGTGGTGATACACCACTGTAAAAATACATTGTCTGCATTTCATTCCGCAGATCAGTGCAAACTTTTTAATTACTACATTATACACATAAGGATTAATGAAGGCTTTCACATATCAAAGCAAACTGACTTTCAGATATCCTCGACAACTAAAGTCCTGCATGCCAGACTATCACATTTCAGAGTGATAATCTCACTTTCCCAGCTCATTATTTGGTTGAATTACCAAAAAAACACTGTCACTCATGTCCCACTAAATCCAACTAAAAGCATCAAGTTATACATGTCAGTGACTCTCTAAAGGTGGAAATTGAGAATTTGCATTTCTGTAATTATGTGCGTGACATACTGTAGCTGTGAAATTGATGCCTCCTTTGTCCTTCCTCTTGTAGCCAATGTTGGGTGGCTGCTTGTTAAGTCGGATGCCAAAGCCCTCCAACTCATGTTCTATTAGCTTCTTATGACCaagaggcttcaaaacatcgaGCACTATCAGGATTAAGTTGCAAGTTCGAGCCACTAAAACAGAAGGGAGGAGGGCGAAGCAGACAGTTAGAGTGGATGAAGGAATCCAGTAGATAGAGTATGTATTTGCAACCATTTACAgatacatatttacagacacagaaaatgaaattaaatgCGACAGTGTATAATGTTTGCGAAAGCATTAGATGTAAGGCAATAACATGTACAACTTTGTTCAGCCAAGTGTGTGCCCTTAttgtggggaaaaaacaacaaccacccTTGGGTGTTTAAATTGGCCTCTAAACATCAAGTTCCACTCTTTAAGAAGTTATATTTGACCTCTTTGCTGCAGTTAGTCAAATAACACACAATAAtgaaaaaagtgaaaagtgTTTCAAGTGGAATGCACAACATCAATAAGGAAAAGACTACATGTACCTTGTATGATCCTGTTTCTTTTCTATTTAGTCAATGAAAACCTGTCTAAGTAGAGACTACACTAACCACATATTTACCTGCAATGACCTGTCTGCCTCTGCCCTTTCCATCCTTGGCACCCTCAATGATTCCAGGCAGATCGAGAAGCTGAAGCAGAAGATGCATCAATTAAAATAAGCAACCCACTGGAAACATATCTCACTGAAAAACAGTTCTGCAAGACATTTTTGTACCTGAATTTTGGCCCCTTTGTAGCGAATGACTCCGGGTACCGTAGTAAGAGTGGTGAACTCGTAGGCGGCAACCTCAGAGTATACACCTGCAAGGTTACTTAGCAGGGTTGACTTCCCCACTGAAGGAAAACCGACAAAGCCGATTCGAGCATCACCAGTTTTTGCAACATCAAAACctaagacaaaaacacaaataatcaaaAACTTGATAATAAATGCGTGTAATTATACCTAGAAAAAGAGTAGATACAGTACTACGCTTTTAGACATTGGGATCATACCTTCTCCTGTTGCAGCACCAGTGCCTCCTTTTGGTGTGATGAGTTCCCTCCGAAGTTTGGCAAGACGAGCTTTGAGCAGACCCAAGTGGTGAGCTGTGGCCTTGTTCCTCTGAGTCCTGGCCATCTACAATTAACAGTAACAGTGTAAAGTCTTATTCTTTACATGCCAATCTTGTAGTAACCAGAGAGCAACAGGGAGTTTTTACTGTATACAGTCAGGTAGAACTAAACATTACGCAACGAGAGAAAGTCATCAGCTTGtgataaaatacatataaatatatatataacatatggGAATGTATATTAGAAAGGAGACAGTATATTTGGTCTTCTATCACCTACACTGGAAGTGCATTAGGAAGAGACCTTTAATGGCCGCAAAGACGACTCATTACAATATGGAAAGAACAATTTCAGTGTTCATGTGGAAACCTGACTTTTCGCTTCAAAGCAGAAAACACAATCATGAACCTAtacttttaactttaaatatctTAAACTCTATAATCATACTAGTTAGTTAACTAGTTACTTATAAGTGTAAAGTAACTCGCTCGGAGGATGTAAGATAATGATAACTACAATGTAATGTGgttatgttttaatgtaatgtgtttttaccAGGCCTCTCAGTAGAGCCATTTCAAGCCGTTTGAGCATTCAAATGCAGAAAATAACCTCCATATGGGACTTTGTTTACTCAATTTTaattggaaaaaaacacacacggacCCGTTGAAAATACCGGCTTCTAAgaacaatgttttctttctttttaaagagaatTTCAGATTCAATTTGGTTGTTTGGTGGATCAAATACAACACCAAACTTCCGCCGATACCGCATATATGCCAACTGCCCTAATTTGATGGGATAGGAACTCCTCGAACAGATTAATGAAACATTTCCAAGTCGAATGAGCCCGAAAGGCcaatgtttaaaacacactgGAACCTGTCAAGAAACTATGGGCCAGATATATTAAGAGTAATACGTGTCCTCGCTGCAGCAGCTAGGCTCATGACGCCAGTTgctagctagcagttagcttaGCAGCTAAAACGTGACTGACTCGTTGGGTGAGCCGGCCGGCGGTCGATCTTACCTCACTTTCGATCTCCGCTATTTTGGCAGGTATACTCATTGTGACGGAGATTCCTCTGTACAAC is a genomic window of Cyclopterus lumpus isolate fCycLum1 chromosome 12, fCycLum1.pri, whole genome shotgun sequence containing:
- the drg1 gene encoding developmentally-regulated GTP-binding protein 1, whose amino-acid sequence is MSIPAKIAEIESEMARTQRNKATAHHLGLLKARLAKLRRELITPKGGTGAATGEGFDVAKTGDARIGFVGFPSVGKSTLLSNLAGVYSEVAAYEFTTLTTVPGVIRYKGAKIQLLDLPGIIEGAKDGKGRGRQVIAVARTCNLILIVLDVLKPLGHKKLIEHELEGFGIRLNKQPPNIGYKRKDKGGINFTATCAQTELDGETVKSILAEYKIHNADITLRSDSTADDLIDMVEGNRVYIPCIYVLNKIDQISIEELDIIYKVPHCVPISAHHRWNFDDLLERMWDYLQLVRIYTKPKGQLPDYTSPVVLPDDHTAVEDFCLKIHKNLIKELKYALVWGSSVKHNPQKVGKDHVMEDEDVIQLVKK